Genomic segment of Nostoc sp. TCL240-02:
TGGCACAGGTTCAGGACTAGGTAGCGGATTCGGGCCAGGAGTAGGAATTTGTGGTTCGGGTATAGAAATCGCAGTAAGATTTAGCATGGTAAGTCTAAATTAAATTATTTAACCTTCCCAAGGTAGATGACAACTTCATCTGTTGACATCTCCCTAAATATCTATACCCACGAACATTTCCTTTAAATAATTTACGCTCTTGTGATTAATTCGTAGCTAATTCTCAGCGCCCCTCTGCGTTTAAACTTCACCCATAAATTCGCCACCATTTTACGCAAAACTCTACTAAACTACTGCCCTTTTACCTTTTCTACCACCTCTGGGACTGGATCGTAACCACCTGGATGGAAAGGATGACAGCGTAAAATCCGCCGAGTAGCCATCCAGCTACCACGTAACACTCCAAATCGTTCAATGGCTTCAATAGCATACATCGAACAAGTTGGTTGAAAGCGACAAGTCGGGAGAAACAACGGCGATATAAACATTCGGTAGCCCCGAATCAGCCAAATAAATAATAGTTTCATTGCAGTTACCTAAATCTTATAAATTAGTAACAGAGGTAAAATTTTTCATTTTGTTACATCTTTGTTGATTACATTTTCTGACTTAACCTCAATTCCGGTTTTATGGCTGCAAATTGCGATTACTGCAATTTGGGTGTTACTCATCCTCGTGATTGCATGGGTGGTAAACCGCTTCGCCGACGAGCCAGAAATCGTGCGGAAGATAGTTCATATAGGCACTGGTAATGTAATTTTACTTGCTTGGTGGCTAGATATCCCCGCCAGTGTAGGGATTACAGCTTCCATTCTAGCGAGTGCAATCACCTTATTATCCTACCGATTGCCTATTCTTCCTGGTATTAATAGCGTTGGGCGGCAAAGTTTCGGGACATTTTTTTACTCTGTTAGTTTCGGTATTTTAGTTGCCAGCTTCTGGTACTTACAACAACCCCAGTACGCAGCACTAGGAATTTTGATCATGACTTGGGGAGATGGACTAGCAGCCTTAATTGGACAACGCTTTGGTACACACAAATATAAAGTCTTTGGCACACAAAAAAGTTGGGAAGGCTCCCTAACCATGATGTTTGTTAGCTATTTAATCAGTATTTTGATTTTAGTTGCAACTCAAGGAAACAGTTGGCAAAGTTGGGTAATATCACTTGCGGTTGCATTTATCGCTACAGTTTTAGAGGCTTTTTCGTTTTTGGGTATTGATAATTTGACAGTCCCTTTGGGTAGTGCAGCCCTTGCCTTCTTTTTAAGTCAGTTAGTCTATTTCTAATTGAGCAAACAAGAGATACTTGCCCGATACGTTTCTCTAAATATCTAGTTCAAAGGATATGGGAGCAAAAGCATAGATTTAATGGGCTGAGATAGCGATCGCACTCATCTTCAGCAATAATGCTGAAGCTAATATAGGTATTTACTACACAGACCTTCAGCCTCCTATTGTACCTGATATCTTTCTTAGCTTGGATGTTCAAGTATCTGAAAATTGGTGGGAGAAACAAAATCGTTGTTATATGGTTTGGCGTTTTGGCAAACCTCCAGAAGTTGTCCTCGAAATTGTCTCTAACAAAGAAGGTGATGAACTGGGCAAAAGCTGCGAATTTATGAACACATGCGGGCTAGTTACTACATTGTATATGACCCAAATCAGCAATTAGCAGAAAAAACTTTGTATGTTTATGAACTAATACCAATTTAATATGAAGCTGCATATAATAGAGAAAACAAACTCGATAAATTAAAATAACCATGAGCCGCCCTTTTGAGATTGAAATCGCAGAGAGCGAAGAAGAACTTAAAAAACGTCTACAAACAGCTAATTTAGGGAACCAGAAAGAAAAACTTATTATGCTGTGGTGGATAAAAAGCGGGCAGGCCAAGGAGCAGCAAGATATTGGAAAACGCTTGGCTAAAGATACATCAACGGTGACAAGGTGGTTACAAAAATATAGATCGGGTGGGCTAGATGAATTATTGAAAATAAAAAAAGCTCCGGGAGCAAAACGGAAAATTCCTGAGGCAGCGATCGCGGCACTTGAGGAAGAGTTAAAAACAGGAAAAGGCTTTAGTAGCTATGGTGCAATAGTGGAGTGGTTAAAGCAAGAGCAGGGGCAAGATATCGAGTATGCAACGGTTTATGCATTGGTTCGATATCGATTAGGGGCAAAACTAAAAGTACCACGTCCTCAAAGCCATAAGCAGGATGAAAAGTTAGTATCTGAGTTTAAAAAAAACTCGGTATCATTCTGAAATTGTCTAGAAAAACATCTAGCACCCGGCAAGTGTGTTCGCTACCTGTGCCAGGATGAAACTATGGTTGGACTCAAAACTCTTACAGGAAAAGTGATTACAGCTTCCGGAGTCAAGCCCACTGTTAAGGTGATATCGCCAAGAGATAACTTTTGGATTTATGGTGCAATTGAACCATTAACTGGAGACCACTTTCTTTATGAGTATCCGAAACTGAATGGCGAGTGTTTTCAACAGTTCTTGGACTGGCTATCTGTGCAATTAGGCTCGGATTATGCAATTTTACAGATTGATCAAGCACCGGCTCATACAAGTTCAGTGATTAGCTGGCAAGAGTTTATTATTCCTCTATTTCAACCACCATCGGCTCCTGAACTCAATCAAGAAAGAAAGGCTTTGGCAAGCTCTTAAGAAACCTCTCAAAAATCAACTTTTCTCTTCTTTACAAGCTTTACGCGAACGCATCCAAGAGATATTCGACCAACTTACATTTGAGCAAGTAATTTCTGTCTCTTCTTATAACTTTATCTTAGAAGCTCTTTTCTATGCAGCTTCACATTAAATTGGTATTAGGTACAAAAAAAATGGTAGAAAGAACGATTTATCTTAAAGCCAGTAATAAAACGTATTTGGCTTCTGAATTACTGATTCCTAAATTCTGAATTCTACTGTATTAAACATAGTCATTGAACTTTGGCGCGATTGAATCGGTTTATTTATCTTAACACCACATCACCTTTCATCATTCTTCTGCATTACCTACTAAAACACAAAGCGCGATCGCTCTTTGTCACCTTCTGATTAGTCTGCAAATAATCATGCAGCAAATTGCAACCCCGTCCCAGTAACTTTTCCAGTTGGATATCTGCCAAATCTTGGAAAATCACTGTGCCATTACCACTACCCGCAGCCAGAGTCTTACCGTCATTACTAAAACTGACGCTGGTTAACTCTTGCTTATCACCTTTTAAAGCAATTAGTAATGTCCCTTCTCGGTTCCAAATTCTTACTTTGTCATCACTGCTAGCGGCTAAAGTCTTACCATCTGGGCTAAAACTTACACTGATGAAACTATCGCCATCCCCCGCAAAAGTATTTAGCAAATCACCGTCCCGACTCCAAATCTTCACGGTGCTATCAATACTAGCTGAAGCGATAAGCCCTTTGGGCATGGCTTTGCTTACCACTTGACTATCAGGCGACCAAGCAACCCCATTTACCCTGCGGCTATGGCCAATTAAGGTGTAGAGCAATTTACCCTCTAAACTCCAGATTTTTACGGTTTTGTCATCACTGGCTGAGGCTAGCAACTTACCATCGGGGCTAAAACTTACCCAATTTACTGCATCTTGATGCCCTTGCAAGGTGTTGAGTAGTTTACCGTCTCGATTCCAAAGCTTTACTGTTTTATCTTTACTAGCTGAGGCAATTACTTGACTATTGGGCGACCAAGCTACACCCAAGACGGTACTATTATGACCTTGTAAGGTGTTGAGCAGTTTACCGTCAACACTCCAAAGCTTCACTGTTCGATCTTTACTAGCCGAGGCAATTACTTTACCATCTGGACTGAAACTAACTCCCCAAACTTGACCCTGATGCCCAGTGAAAGTACGGAGTAGTTTACCTTCTCGACTGAAGAGTTTTACAGTTTTGTCTCGACTTGCTGCGGCTAAAGTGCGATCGCCTGGGCTGAAACTGATGCTAGTTATCCAGTCATCATTATCGGCTTTGGGTTTTCGCAATAATACATCGTCCCAATGCCAGAGTTTAATTGTTTTATCGCGGCTTGCAGAAGCTAGGGTGCGATCGTCTGGGCTAAAACTGACGCTGTTAACCCAATTATTATGCCCCTTCAGGGTTCCTAACAGCACCCCTCTAGAACTCCAGAGTTTGATCGTTTCGTCGGTACTGGCGGAAGCGATAGTATTACCATCATGGCTAAAAGTAACGCTGGTAACTCCAGCACTATGCCCTGATAAGGTTCGCAGTAATTTACCCTCCAGATTCCACAGTTTGATTGTCTGGTCTAAACTAGCAGAAGCAATGGTTTGTGCATCGGTTGACCAAGCGACACTCAAGACTGCATCTTCATGTCCCTGCAAGGTTTTGAGCAGCTTACCATCCCGACTCCATAATTTCACTGTCTTGTCAGCACTCCCAGAAGCAATGGTCTGTCCATCGGTTGACCAAGCGACACTCAAAACTGCACCACCATGTCCTTGCAAGGTTTTGAGCAACTTACCATCCCGACTCCACAGTTTTACTGTCTTGTCTGTACTCGCCGAAGCAATAATTTGACCGTCTGGGCTAAAACTGACACTATTTACTACACCTTGATGCCCTAATAAGGTAACAAGCAGTACGCCTTCTCGACTCCACAGTTTCACCGTCTTATCTTGACTGGCGGAAGCAACAATTTGACCATCTGGGCTGAAACTGACGCTATTTACTACATCTTCATGCCCCGACAAGGTTTTGAATAAGCTACCATCGGGAAGCCAAAGTTTAATGTTAGTATCCGCGCTGGCTGAGGCAATTAAAGAGCGGTCAGGACTGAATGTAACACTATTTACTCCAGATATATGCCCTTCTAAACGGTTATATTCTCTCAACCCAGAAACTGCTTGATATAGCGCCGTCTGTACTTGCTCTCTTGTATAAGAATCAACCCAAACTGTTTGCTGTAATTTTCTTCCCGCCCTTAAACCATCTTTTAAAGCATCAATACCTTTTTGCGATGCAAAGAGGGCTTCACTGGATGCACTAAGGGTTTTAATTTCGCTATCTACTGCTGTCACAATGGAAACACTTAATCCAAATATGGCGAGAACAGAAGCAGTCAGGGCAATTTTCAACGAACGATTTAATTGAGCTTCACTAAGCCTTTGTTTCTTTTGACTTTCTGCAAGTTTTGCTGTTAATTCTTTTTCTTTGAGTTCAGCTCGTAATTGCTCAATTTGTAACTGACTCAATTCTTCCCGCTTGTGTAATTCTCGCAATTCCGTTAATAAATCTAATCCCTGCTGAGGATGAGAATCTACTAATGTAGAACGCTGCTTTTTTTGGCTAAGTTCGCTTTTAAGTCGGTCAATTTCAGCTTTACTTTGTTCTACTTTATAGCGCAACTGATTTAGTTGTACCTGTAAACTTGATTCTTGTTGTTGCAGGTAACGAATCAAGTCTACTAAATAATCGTGAATCAGTTGATAGCGTTCTGGTACATCAGGGAATAGTACTATCAAACCGGAGCGTACTAAAATGTCTAATACTAACTCTAATTTGCTAGCATCTTCTAATTCTGCTAGCTGTGCCGCTAATTCAGCACGAGTTTTAAAAGGTCGGTTGTTACTTTCATCTGTTAATAAGTATAAGACGAGTAACGCGGCTCGTTCATTTTCTGGGCCGCAGTCTTTAATCAGTTCTTTAAGATATCGCTCAATGAGTTTGTTGGGTCTATATGGCTGATATTCTTCTAGTGTAGTAATGCGCTCATCTTGAAGTTGCGCTCCTACAACTTGCAATTCAATGGGGCGGACTTCTCCAAATTCTGTGGATAAATCTTCGATTAAGGCATCAATTAAAGCAGGTTCTAAATTAAACTGCGATCGCTCTGTCAATTTTCGGATAATTGCTTTGGCATATTCTGGCGAAAAATTATTCAACTGGTAGCGAATATGCTTGTCGAGAATATTATTATTAATCGCTTCCAGCGCCGAAAGATGTTTAAAATCTAACAAACGATGTAAGTAATCTTCTCGCAACGAAAGGATAACTTTGACAAAGGGGATATTTAGGCAATCACTAATAAATTTATCAAATTCTTGCTTCTGTTTGCGATCGCTATAACCGAAGAAAAATTCTTCAAACTGGTCAAAGATTAAAACTGTAATCAGGTGATTATCAGCATTTTGTTTGAGTTGTTGGATAATTCTGACGATGGTGATGGGTGTATCAGAGTAAGGCAAAGCCTCCGTTTCAAGGGCTGTTTCTAGCTTAATATCAGCGTAGATGGCAAGGGATGGGTCAGCAGACATCGCCCCACTCAAAGATTTCTCTAATTCCCGCACCCAATCGGTATAAACTTGCAATACTACAGGTACAGCTATTTGGTCGCCAATAGCTCGATTTTGCAGTGCTGGAACTAAACCAGCAGTGACAATAGAACTTTTACCCACCCCTGATTGACCGTGAATCACCGTCAGCTTTTGATCGGCGCGGCTAATTCTCCCAATTAAGTTATTAATATCACGCTCTCGACCAGAAGCGGCAATTTCTAAAGCAACGCTGCTACTTCCAGAATGTGACATCAATGCTGGGTTTGTTACCTGTCTTTGAGGTTGCAAACGTCCTGCACCAATAAAAGCCCGAAAACCATACTGCTGCTCAACAGAACGCCGCTTCTGCCGAATGTAATAGGCTTCCAAATAGCAACTTTCTTCAAAGTATAGCGATCGCAGTGTCCGCAATAAGCGAATATAACGATGAGCATCGTATTGATGGGCACTGCCTTCTAAGGCTGCTGGCAGTTCTTTTGTCGCTTTTTCTAAGTATTCATGAGCGATTACTAATTCACCTAAATTTCGCTGTGCTTTCGCCAACACTAAATAGTAAATTTGCCCCAGCAGTAACGGAAATAAGCAGTTATAAGGGTCGTTGTGCTTTTGCGCTTCACCTAATTTCAGCAGTGATACGTGTGCTAATATACTTGCCTGTACCCACCGCGACTGCTGCACAGCCACTTGTGCCAGAAAACCATAGTCACAAGCTAATTGGATTTGACTACCATAAGTTTGATGCAACTCCAAAGACTTTTGAGCAACAGTCTGCAATTCTTCCCACTCTTGTAGATATTGCAAAACTTCAGCAAGTTGCCCAATAAATCCAGCAACTATATCTAAACGCCCAGCCACCTGCAAAACATTCAAACATTGCTGAAAATAAAATTTAGCTGTGTACCAATGACGACGGTTTTCTGTTTGATTTTGCTCTGCTAAACGGCAATAACACAGTCCAATATAAAACAGCAAGATTCCCTGTCGCAGAGGTAGCACAGATGGGGGAGATGGAGGTGTAGGCGAAGAAAATACTCCCTCATCCCCCCTAGCTACCCCTGCTCCCCTGCTCCCCTGCTCCCCTGCTTTCCTCCCTATTTCCTCCAACTTTTGCCAAACTTGTAAGCTTTGCTGAAAGTGGCTTAAAGCTGTATTGATGCGATCGCTAATATAATTATCTAAACCAAAAACAAACTCTAAACTAGCGTGTAATTCTGGCTCTAAGGTAATACCACGATTGTGCAACTCTCCAATTGCAAAGTGGAGTTCATAGCTATTTTTCCAGA
This window contains:
- the yidD gene encoding membrane protein insertion efficiency factor YidD gives rise to the protein MKLLFIWLIRGYRMFISPLFLPTCRFQPTCSMYAIEAIERFGVLRGSWMATRRILRCHPFHPGGYDPVPEVVEKVKGQ
- a CDS encoding diacylglycerol/polyprenol kinase family protein, whose protein sequence is MLITFSDLTSIPVLWLQIAITAIWVLLILVIAWVVNRFADEPEIVRKIVHIGTGNVILLAWWLDIPASVGITASILASAITLLSYRLPILPGINSVGRQSFGTFFYSVSFGILVASFWYLQQPQYAALGILIMTWGDGLAALIGQRFGTHKYKVFGTQKSWEGSLTMMFVSYLISILILVATQGNSWQSWVISLAVAFIATVLEAFSFLGIDNLTVPLGSAALAFFLSQLVYF
- a CDS encoding helix-turn-helix domain-containing protein; amino-acid sequence: MSRPFEIEIAESEEELKKRLQTANLGNQKEKLIMLWWIKSGQAKEQQDIGKRLAKDTSTVTRWLQKYRSGGLDELLKIKKAPGAKRKIPEAAIAALEEELKTGKGFSSYGAIVEWLKQEQGQDIEYATVYALVRYRLGAKLKVPRPQSHKQDEKLVSEFKKNSVSF
- a CDS encoding transposase; translation: MCQDETMVGLKTLTGKVITASGVKPTVKVISPRDNFWIYGAIEPLTGDHFLYEYPKLNGECFQQFLDWLSVQLGSDYAILQIDQAPAHTSSVISWQEFIIPLFQPPSAPELNQERKALASS